A genome region from Manis javanica isolate MJ-LG chromosome 3, MJ_LKY, whole genome shotgun sequence includes the following:
- the RBM46 gene encoding probable RNA-binding protein 46 isoform X2 — translation MNEENTDGTSGCSKVRTGTQNEAALLALMEKTGYNMVQENGQRKFGGPPPGWEGPPPPRGCEVFVGKIPRDMYEDELVPVFERAGKIYEFRLMMEFSGENRGYAFVMYTTKEEAQSAIRILNNYEIRPGKFIGVCVSLDNCRLFIGAIPKEKKKEEILDEMKKVTEGVIDVIVYPSAIDKTKNRGFAFVEYESHRAAAMARRKLIPGTFQLWGHTIQVDWADPEKEVDEETMQRVKVLYVRNLMISTTEETIKAEFNKFKLGAVERVKKLRDYAFVHFFNREDAMTAMSVMNGKCIDGAFIEVTLAKPVSKETTWRHANGQICPSSENLIVFANKEESHPKTLGKSPTLSVRLNGQHSPSPPEMERCTYPFFPGTKLTPISMYSLKYNHFNSAVMHLDYYCNKNNWAPPEYYLYSTTGQDGKVFLVYKIVIPAIANGSQSYFMPDKLCTTLEDAKELAAQFTLLHLGVKNFCPKPVM, via the exons atgaatgaagaaaatacagATGGAACAAGTGGGTGCAGTAAAGTCCGGACTGGTACTCAGAATGAAGCAGCATTACTTGCCTTGATGGAAAAGACTGGTTACAACATGGTtcaagaaaatgggcaaaggaaattTGGTGGTCCTCCTCCAG GTTGGGAAGGTCCTCCTCCACCTAGAGGCTGTGAAGTTTTTGTAGGAAAAATACCTCGTGATATGTATGAAGATGAGCTAGTTCCTGTATTTGAAAGAGCTGGGAAAATATATGAGTTTCGACTAATGATGGAGTTTAGTGGGGAAAATCGAGGCTATGCATTTGTGATGTACACTACAAAAGAAGAAGCCCAGTCAGCCATCAGAATTCTTAATAATTATGAGATTCGACCAGGAAAGTTTATTGGTGTGTGTGTAAGCTTGGATAATTGCAGATTATTTATTGGAGCTATTCccaaggaaaagaagaaggaagaaattttGGATGAAATGAAGAAAGTTACAGAAGGAGTTATAGATGTCATTGTTTATCCAAGTGCAATCGATAAGACCAAAAATCGTGGTTTTGCATTTGTTGAATATGAATCTCACAGAGCTGCAGCTATGGCTAGGAGAAAACTAATTCCAG GAACCTTCCAATTATGGGGCCATACCATTCAGGTAGATTGGGCTGACCCAGAGAAAGAGGTTGATGAGGAAACCATGCAGAGAGTTAAAGTTCTCTATGTAAGAAATTTAATGATCTCAACTACAGAGGAAACAATTAAAGCAGAATTCAATAAATTCAAACTTGGTGCAGTTGAACGAGTAAAGAAACTTAGAGATTATGCTTTTGTTCACTTCTTCAACCGAGAAGATGCAATGACTGCTATGTCTGTTATGAATGGAAAATGCATTGATGGAGCATTTATTGAGGTAACACTAGCAAAACCAGTATCTAAAGAAACCACTTGGAGACATGCTAATGGTCAGATTTGCCCCAGTTCTGAAAACCTGATTGTGTTTGCTAACAAGGAAGAAAGCCACCCAAAAACTCTAGGCAAGTCACCCACTCTTTCAGTTCGTCTCAATGGTCAACATAGCCCAAGCCCCCCTGAAATGGAAAGATGCACTTACCCATTTTTTCCTGGAACAAAGCTTACCCCAATTAGTatgtattctttaaaatacaaTCATTTCAATTCTGCAGTAATGCATTTGGATTACTACTGCAACAAAAATAATTGGGCACCGCCAGAATATTACTTATATTCAACAACAGGTCAAGATGGGAAAGTATTCTTGGTATATAAAATTGTTATTCCTGCTATTGCAAATGGATCTCAAAGTTATTTCATGCCAGACAAACTCTGTACTACATTAGAAGATGCAAAGGAACTGGCAGCCCAGTTTACATTACTCCATTTGG GGGTGAAGAACTTCTGTCCCAAACCAGTGATGTAA
- the RBM46 gene encoding probable RNA-binding protein 46 isoform X1: MNEENTDGTSGCSKVRTGTQNEAALLALMEKTGYNMVQENGQRKFGGPPPGWEGPPPPRGCEVFVGKIPRDMYEDELVPVFERAGKIYEFRLMMEFSGENRGYAFVMYTTKEEAQSAIRILNNYEIRPGKFIGVCVSLDNCRLFIGAIPKEKKKEEILDEMKKVTEGVIDVIVYPSAIDKTKNRGFAFVEYESHRAAAMARRKLIPGTFQLWGHTIQVDWADPEKEVDEETMQRVKVLYVRNLMISTTEETIKAEFNKFKLGAVERVKKLRDYAFVHFFNREDAMTAMSVMNGKCIDGAFIEVTLAKPVSKETTWRHANGQICPSSENLIVFANKEESHPKTLGKSPTLSVRLNGQHSPSPPEMERCTYPFFPGTKLTPISMYSLKYNHFNSAVMHLDYYCNKNNWAPPEYYLYSTTGQDGKVFLVYKIVIPAIANGSQSYFMPDKLCTTLEDAKELAAQFTLLHLDREHNFFSLDLCRRIWRK; this comes from the exons atgaatgaagaaaatacagATGGAACAAGTGGGTGCAGTAAAGTCCGGACTGGTACTCAGAATGAAGCAGCATTACTTGCCTTGATGGAAAAGACTGGTTACAACATGGTtcaagaaaatgggcaaaggaaattTGGTGGTCCTCCTCCAG GTTGGGAAGGTCCTCCTCCACCTAGAGGCTGTGAAGTTTTTGTAGGAAAAATACCTCGTGATATGTATGAAGATGAGCTAGTTCCTGTATTTGAAAGAGCTGGGAAAATATATGAGTTTCGACTAATGATGGAGTTTAGTGGGGAAAATCGAGGCTATGCATTTGTGATGTACACTACAAAAGAAGAAGCCCAGTCAGCCATCAGAATTCTTAATAATTATGAGATTCGACCAGGAAAGTTTATTGGTGTGTGTGTAAGCTTGGATAATTGCAGATTATTTATTGGAGCTATTCccaaggaaaagaagaaggaagaaattttGGATGAAATGAAGAAAGTTACAGAAGGAGTTATAGATGTCATTGTTTATCCAAGTGCAATCGATAAGACCAAAAATCGTGGTTTTGCATTTGTTGAATATGAATCTCACAGAGCTGCAGCTATGGCTAGGAGAAAACTAATTCCAG GAACCTTCCAATTATGGGGCCATACCATTCAGGTAGATTGGGCTGACCCAGAGAAAGAGGTTGATGAGGAAACCATGCAGAGAGTTAAAGTTCTCTATGTAAGAAATTTAATGATCTCAACTACAGAGGAAACAATTAAAGCAGAATTCAATAAATTCAAACTTGGTGCAGTTGAACGAGTAAAGAAACTTAGAGATTATGCTTTTGTTCACTTCTTCAACCGAGAAGATGCAATGACTGCTATGTCTGTTATGAATGGAAAATGCATTGATGGAGCATTTATTGAGGTAACACTAGCAAAACCAGTATCTAAAGAAACCACTTGGAGACATGCTAATGGTCAGATTTGCCCCAGTTCTGAAAACCTGATTGTGTTTGCTAACAAGGAAGAAAGCCACCCAAAAACTCTAGGCAAGTCACCCACTCTTTCAGTTCGTCTCAATGGTCAACATAGCCCAAGCCCCCCTGAAATGGAAAGATGCACTTACCCATTTTTTCCTGGAACAAAGCTTACCCCAATTAGTatgtattctttaaaatacaaTCATTTCAATTCTGCAGTAATGCATTTGGATTACTACTGCAACAAAAATAATTGGGCACCGCCAGAATATTACTTATATTCAACAACAGGTCAAGATGGGAAAGTATTCTTGGTATATAAAATTGTTATTCCTGCTATTGCAAATGGATCTCAAAGTTATTTCATGCCAGACAAACTCTGTACTACATTAGAAGATGCAAAGGAACTGGCAGCCCAGTTTACATTACTCCATTTGG